Proteins from one Dermacentor variabilis isolate Ectoservices chromosome 1, ASM5094787v1, whole genome shotgun sequence genomic window:
- the LOC142560167 gene encoding uncharacterized protein LOC142560167 — protein sequence MSRSRSRDSGQKRGQTTKQQQQKSKTQNKEAKNRPNLSTQDILLLLKEEVLTNVPKAGEHIVMAVDIEGAFDNLSHKGILDGLAETNCGQRTYQYIRSFLNQRTPIIKVEDEESQVIRPPNKGTPQDAVISPALFNIDMIGLARKKAP from the exons ATGTCCCGATCCAGGTCTAGGGACAGCGGCCAAAAGAGGGgacaaacaacaaaacaacaacagcaaaagagCAAGACGCAGAACAAGGAAGCCAAAAACAG ACCAAATCTGTCAACACAGGACATTCTCctgcttttaaaagaggaagtattAACCAATgtccccaaggcaggagaacacattgtcatggctgtcgacataGAAGGTGCCTTTGACAACTTaagtcacaaagggatactggatggactAGCAGAGACCAACTGTGGTCAAAGGACGTACCAGTAcatccgaagcttcctcaaccagagaACACCAATTATCAAAGTAGAGGATGAGGAATCTCAAGTCATCCGTCCTCCTAACAAAGGAACACCACAGGATGCGGTAATCTCGCCTGCACTCTTCAATATAGACATGATTGGACTAGCCAGAAAAAAAGCTCCTTGA